One genomic segment of Centropristis striata isolate RG_2023a ecotype Rhode Island chromosome 13, C.striata_1.0, whole genome shotgun sequence includes these proteins:
- the LOC131982778 gene encoding uncharacterized protein LOC131982778 isoform X1 encodes METPDFVRDKLTEWGFSEFIQRFEDESIDKETFLSLGDSDSISVLIPKIGPRVKFKKRLKEYLQWNSMETCDFVRDKLTEWDLSELIQRFEDEGIDKETFVSLEKSCNLNNLIPKIGPRVKFRKKLREYLQALQRKHADSPEMMDTEEETNSNDELRLDLDPTMFPWGFESTSTSDTSPDIEMSEEPMSNRNSGKDLVAVILFILRHQLTAAVGDLMALLNFLCPNLVVASKYLSDKIPTFSSVFYCHECQKYMGEPPDGSSCLHCGTMFNKKSSSENGHFFLFASLKDLLKDFLKNYGTELLPKTVNHGNDIKDVMDGKMYQNLLKQGTLAADDLTLVWNCDGVPIYDPDMSIWPLQFTINELPYTQRKENVIVAGLWFGPKKPEMNTFLKPFIDECRDLAQNPFQWNDSNGKIHSSKVFSLVCSSDAEARPLLRNCRKFNGKYGCDWCLHPGMMVEKGRGYMRSYPYDEQKQVARSNEMFRDNAMQAEGSDNPKNGVKGSSLLSILPVFDIVFGFVPDYMHSVLRGVTKQLMSLWLDPVNSLKPWYVGQQIPQMDSRLRSLKPPFEKKHRSPRSLKCREYWTASEWRAFLLFYAISVLPGILQPTYLNHYFYLSFGIHILLQESISQHDLQLAHESLVRFVEDMKVLYGEENVSFNCHQLIHLTESVLNWGPLWAKSAFSFEENNGFLRALLKGINPKHQHICQRFLLWQHIPRHFSSSVFQKQSDFGELLAKLTPEKDGSVSDRPLGKSIHLDLTGSTKQSIEELLHRPVLVKSVEAYDSFTHGHTVYHSANCKESDKTGCAVKLKDGCCGEIQLILLFKENCVCTSNCLCQATPIIVVHLYDITPGTLFSEMHPNNTSKTIFERVERTEKPKAFLFEDINCKCQFVSGWLVPVPNTYERY; translated from the exons ATGGAGACACCAGACTTTGTCAGAGACAAATTAACTGAGTGGGGCTTCAGTGAGTTCATACAGAGATTTGAAG atGAAAGCATTGACAAGGAGACTTTTCTAAGTCTTGGAGATTCAGACAGCATCAGTGTTTTAATTCCTAAAATTGGACCAAGAGTGAAATTCAAGAAGAGACTCAAAGAATACTTACAG TGGAATTCAATGGAGACATGTGATTTTGTCCGGGATAAATTAACTGAATGGGATCTCAGTGAGTTGATTCAGAGATTTGAAG ATGAAGGCATTGACAAGGAAACTTTCGTAAGTCTCGAGAAATCGTGCAACTTGAACAATCTGATTCCTAAAATTGGACCAAGAGTGAAATTCCGAAAGAAGCTCAGAGAATATTTACAG GCCCTGCAAAGAAAGCATGCGGATTCTCCTGAAATGATGGACACTGAGGAGGAGACAAATTCAAATGACGAGCTGAGACTTGACCTG GACCCAACTATGTTTCCATGGGGCTTTGAGTCTACTTCAACATCTGATACCAGTCCAGACATTGAGATG AGTGAGGAGCCAATGTCCAACAGGAACTCAGGTAAAGACCTAGTTGCTGTGATACTCTTCATTTTGCGACACCAACTTACTGCCGCTGTGGGTGACCTAATGGCTCTACTGAATTTTCTGTGCCCTAATCTGGTTGTTGCATCCAAATATCTCTCTGATAAGATTCCCACCTTTTCGAGTGTGTTCTACTGCCATGAGTGTCAAAAGTACATGGGAGAACCTCCTGATGGTTCCTCTTGTTTGCACTGTGGCACAATGTTCAACAAAAAAAGCAGCTCTGAAAATGGTCacttctttttgtttgcatcgCTCAAAGACCTTCTGAAAGATTTCCTTAAGAATTATGGCACTGAGTTGTTACCTAAAACAGTCAATCATGGGAATGACATTAAAGATGTGATGGATGGGAAAATGTACCAGAACCTACTTAAACAAGGAACATTGGCTGCAGACGACCTTACACTGGTATGGAACTGTGACGGCGTACCAATTTATGACCCAGACATGTCAATTTGGCCCCTTCAGTTTACAATTAACGAACTTCCTTACACacaaagaaaggaaaatgtaataGTGGCAGGACTTTGGTTTGGACCAAAAAAACCTGAGATGAACACATTTCTGAAGCCTTTTATAGATGAATGTCGTGATTTAGCCCAAAATCCCTTTCAGTGGAACGACAGCAATGGCAAAATTCACTCCTCAAAAGTCTTCTCCTTGGTTTGCTCCTCTGATGCCGAAGCCAGGCCACTCCTCCGGAATTGCCGCAAATTCAATGGTAAATATGGTTGTGACTGGTGTTTGCATCCTGGCATGATGGTTGAAAAAGGCCGTGGATACATGAGGTCCTATCCATATGATGAACAGAAACAAGTAGCCAGGTCAAATGAAATGTTTAGGGATAATGCGATGCAGGCTGAAGGGTCTGATAATCCAAAAAATGGAGTAAAAGGCTCTTCCTTGCTTTCCATACTTCCTGTGTTTGACATAGTTTTTGGATTTGTACCCGACTACATGCACTCCGTTCTACGTGGTGTTACTAAACAACTCATGTCTCTGTGGTTGGACCCAGTCAACTCTCTGAAACCTTGGTACGTAGGCCAACAGATTCCCCAAATGGACTCACGTCTTCGAAGTCTAAAGCCACcgtttgaaaaaaaacacagatcccCTCGATCCCTAAAGTGTAGAGAATATTGGACAGCATCAGAGTGGCgagcatttcttttattttatgccATTAGTGTTTTGCCTGGTATCCTGCAGCCTACATATCTGAACCATTATTTTTACTTGTCGTTTGGAATTCACATTCTGCTGCAAGAATCGATATCCCAACATGACCTACAGCTGGCCCATGAGTCCTTGGTGCGCTTTGTAGAAGACATGAAAGTACTTTATGgtgaagaaaatgtgtctttcaaCTGCCACCAGTTAATCCACTTAACTGAAAGTGTACTGAACTGGGGGCCTCTCTGGGCAAAATCAGCATTTAGTTTTGAGGAAAACAATGGATTTTTAAGGGCACTTCTTAAGGGCATAAATCCTAAACATCAACACATTTGCCAGAGGTTTCTTTTATGGCAGCACATACCCAGACACTTCAGTTCTTCAGTGTTTCAGAAACAATCTGATTTTGGTGAGTTATTAGCCAAGCTCACACCAGAGAAAGATGGCAGTGTCTCTGACAGACCCCTTGGAAAATCAATCCATCTGGATCTCACAGGATCCACAAAACAATCGATAGAAGAGCTCCTACATCGACCAGTTCTTGTCAAATCAGTAGAAGCTTATGACAGCTTCACTCACGGACACACTGTTTATCACTCTGCAAACTGTAAAGAGTCAGACAAGACAGGCTGTGCTGTCAAACTTAAAGATGGCTGCTGTGGAGAAATACAGTTGATCTTACTTTTTAAAGAGAACTGTGTTTGCACATCCAACTGTTTGTGCCAGGCGACTCCGATCATTGTGGTCCACCTGTATGACATCACACCTGGTACACTGTTCAGCGAAATGCATCCTAACAATACGTCTAAGACGATCTTTGAAAGAGTTGAAAGGACAGAAAAACCGAAAGCTTTCCTCTTCGAGGATATCAATTGTAAATGTCAGTTTGTGAGTGGTTGGCTTGTGCCTGTACCAAACACATACGAGAGATATTGA
- the LOC131982778 gene encoding uncharacterized protein LOC131982778 isoform X4 — METPDFVRDKLTEWGFSEFIQRFEDESIDKETFLSLGDSDSISVLIPKIGPRVKFKKRLKEYLQWNSMETCDFVRDKLTEWDLSELIQRFEDEGIDKETFVSLEKSCNLNNLIPKIGPRVKFRKKLREYLQALQRKHADSPEMMDTEEETNSNDELRLDLDPTMFPWGFESTSTSDTSPDIEMSEEPMSNRNSDVISFFDRFSTPTLDRVAAEELERPITLIELEAAVKSLQSGKSPGPDGFPAEFYKTFWKQLAPHLLEMFTESYKSGTLPHTLNQACISLLLKKGKGPLSCGSYRPISLLNADFKLLSKLLARRLEVVLPSIISLDQTGFIRNRHSFFKLLMWFIIPLQLLSQKL, encoded by the exons ATGGAGACACCAGACTTTGTCAGAGACAAATTAACTGAGTGGGGCTTCAGTGAGTTCATACAGAGATTTGAAG atGAAAGCATTGACAAGGAGACTTTTCTAAGTCTTGGAGATTCAGACAGCATCAGTGTTTTAATTCCTAAAATTGGACCAAGAGTGAAATTCAAGAAGAGACTCAAAGAATACTTACAG TGGAATTCAATGGAGACATGTGATTTTGTCCGGGATAAATTAACTGAATGGGATCTCAGTGAGTTGATTCAGAGATTTGAAG ATGAAGGCATTGACAAGGAAACTTTCGTAAGTCTCGAGAAATCGTGCAACTTGAACAATCTGATTCCTAAAATTGGACCAAGAGTGAAATTCCGAAAGAAGCTCAGAGAATATTTACAG GCCCTGCAAAGAAAGCATGCGGATTCTCCTGAAATGATGGACACTGAGGAGGAGACAAATTCAAATGACGAGCTGAGACTTGACCTG GACCCAACTATGTTTCCATGGGGCTTTGAGTCTACTTCAACATCTGATACCAGTCCAGACATTGAGATG AGTGAGGAGCCAATGTCCAACAGGAACTCAG ATGTGATCTCTTTCTTTGATAGGTTTAGCACTCCCACTTTGGATCGGGTTGCGGCTGAGGAGCTTGAACGTCCTATCACATTGATTGAACTTGAGGCAGCAGTTAAATCATTACAAAGTGGTAAAAGTCCCGGTCCAGATGGCTTCCCAGCCgagttttataaaacattttggaaaCAGCTGGCCCCGCACCTATTAGAGATGTTCACTGAGTCTTATAAGTCAGGCACTCTTCCCCACACCCTAAACCAGGCTTGCATTTCTCTGCTTTTAAAGAAAGGTAAAGGCCCACTTTCATGCGGTTCTTATCGTCCCATTAGTCTGCTGAATGCTGATTTCAAATTATTGTCCAAGTTGCTTGCCAGACGCTTAGAAGTTGTCCTACCTTCAATCATATCTTTGGATCAAACTGGGTTTATTCGCAACAGACAttccttttttaaacttttaatgtGGTTTATAATTCCCCTCCAACTGCTCTCCCAGAAGCTCTGA
- the LOC131982778 gene encoding uncharacterized protein LOC131982778 isoform X2, which translates to METPDFVRDKLTEWGFSEFIQRFEDESIDKETFLSLGDSDSISVLIPKIGPRVKFKKRLKEYLQWNSMETCDFVRDKLTEWDLSELIQRFEDEGIDKETFVSLEKSCNLNNLIPKIGPRVKFRKKLREYLQDPTMFPWGFESTSTSDTSPDIEMSEEPMSNRNSGKDLVAVILFILRHQLTAAVGDLMALLNFLCPNLVVASKYLSDKIPTFSSVFYCHECQKYMGEPPDGSSCLHCGTMFNKKSSSENGHFFLFASLKDLLKDFLKNYGTELLPKTVNHGNDIKDVMDGKMYQNLLKQGTLAADDLTLVWNCDGVPIYDPDMSIWPLQFTINELPYTQRKENVIVAGLWFGPKKPEMNTFLKPFIDECRDLAQNPFQWNDSNGKIHSSKVFSLVCSSDAEARPLLRNCRKFNGKYGCDWCLHPGMMVEKGRGYMRSYPYDEQKQVARSNEMFRDNAMQAEGSDNPKNGVKGSSLLSILPVFDIVFGFVPDYMHSVLRGVTKQLMSLWLDPVNSLKPWYVGQQIPQMDSRLRSLKPPFEKKHRSPRSLKCREYWTASEWRAFLLFYAISVLPGILQPTYLNHYFYLSFGIHILLQESISQHDLQLAHESLVRFVEDMKVLYGEENVSFNCHQLIHLTESVLNWGPLWAKSAFSFEENNGFLRALLKGINPKHQHICQRFLLWQHIPRHFSSSVFQKQSDFGELLAKLTPEKDGSVSDRPLGKSIHLDLTGSTKQSIEELLHRPVLVKSVEAYDSFTHGHTVYHSANCKESDKTGCAVKLKDGCCGEIQLILLFKENCVCTSNCLCQATPIIVVHLYDITPGTLFSEMHPNNTSKTIFERVERTEKPKAFLFEDINCKCQFVSGWLVPVPNTYERY; encoded by the exons ATGGAGACACCAGACTTTGTCAGAGACAAATTAACTGAGTGGGGCTTCAGTGAGTTCATACAGAGATTTGAAG atGAAAGCATTGACAAGGAGACTTTTCTAAGTCTTGGAGATTCAGACAGCATCAGTGTTTTAATTCCTAAAATTGGACCAAGAGTGAAATTCAAGAAGAGACTCAAAGAATACTTACAG TGGAATTCAATGGAGACATGTGATTTTGTCCGGGATAAATTAACTGAATGGGATCTCAGTGAGTTGATTCAGAGATTTGAAG ATGAAGGCATTGACAAGGAAACTTTCGTAAGTCTCGAGAAATCGTGCAACTTGAACAATCTGATTCCTAAAATTGGACCAAGAGTGAAATTCCGAAAGAAGCTCAGAGAATATTTACAG GACCCAACTATGTTTCCATGGGGCTTTGAGTCTACTTCAACATCTGATACCAGTCCAGACATTGAGATG AGTGAGGAGCCAATGTCCAACAGGAACTCAGGTAAAGACCTAGTTGCTGTGATACTCTTCATTTTGCGACACCAACTTACTGCCGCTGTGGGTGACCTAATGGCTCTACTGAATTTTCTGTGCCCTAATCTGGTTGTTGCATCCAAATATCTCTCTGATAAGATTCCCACCTTTTCGAGTGTGTTCTACTGCCATGAGTGTCAAAAGTACATGGGAGAACCTCCTGATGGTTCCTCTTGTTTGCACTGTGGCACAATGTTCAACAAAAAAAGCAGCTCTGAAAATGGTCacttctttttgtttgcatcgCTCAAAGACCTTCTGAAAGATTTCCTTAAGAATTATGGCACTGAGTTGTTACCTAAAACAGTCAATCATGGGAATGACATTAAAGATGTGATGGATGGGAAAATGTACCAGAACCTACTTAAACAAGGAACATTGGCTGCAGACGACCTTACACTGGTATGGAACTGTGACGGCGTACCAATTTATGACCCAGACATGTCAATTTGGCCCCTTCAGTTTACAATTAACGAACTTCCTTACACacaaagaaaggaaaatgtaataGTGGCAGGACTTTGGTTTGGACCAAAAAAACCTGAGATGAACACATTTCTGAAGCCTTTTATAGATGAATGTCGTGATTTAGCCCAAAATCCCTTTCAGTGGAACGACAGCAATGGCAAAATTCACTCCTCAAAAGTCTTCTCCTTGGTTTGCTCCTCTGATGCCGAAGCCAGGCCACTCCTCCGGAATTGCCGCAAATTCAATGGTAAATATGGTTGTGACTGGTGTTTGCATCCTGGCATGATGGTTGAAAAAGGCCGTGGATACATGAGGTCCTATCCATATGATGAACAGAAACAAGTAGCCAGGTCAAATGAAATGTTTAGGGATAATGCGATGCAGGCTGAAGGGTCTGATAATCCAAAAAATGGAGTAAAAGGCTCTTCCTTGCTTTCCATACTTCCTGTGTTTGACATAGTTTTTGGATTTGTACCCGACTACATGCACTCCGTTCTACGTGGTGTTACTAAACAACTCATGTCTCTGTGGTTGGACCCAGTCAACTCTCTGAAACCTTGGTACGTAGGCCAACAGATTCCCCAAATGGACTCACGTCTTCGAAGTCTAAAGCCACcgtttgaaaaaaaacacagatcccCTCGATCCCTAAAGTGTAGAGAATATTGGACAGCATCAGAGTGGCgagcatttcttttattttatgccATTAGTGTTTTGCCTGGTATCCTGCAGCCTACATATCTGAACCATTATTTTTACTTGTCGTTTGGAATTCACATTCTGCTGCAAGAATCGATATCCCAACATGACCTACAGCTGGCCCATGAGTCCTTGGTGCGCTTTGTAGAAGACATGAAAGTACTTTATGgtgaagaaaatgtgtctttcaaCTGCCACCAGTTAATCCACTTAACTGAAAGTGTACTGAACTGGGGGCCTCTCTGGGCAAAATCAGCATTTAGTTTTGAGGAAAACAATGGATTTTTAAGGGCACTTCTTAAGGGCATAAATCCTAAACATCAACACATTTGCCAGAGGTTTCTTTTATGGCAGCACATACCCAGACACTTCAGTTCTTCAGTGTTTCAGAAACAATCTGATTTTGGTGAGTTATTAGCCAAGCTCACACCAGAGAAAGATGGCAGTGTCTCTGACAGACCCCTTGGAAAATCAATCCATCTGGATCTCACAGGATCCACAAAACAATCGATAGAAGAGCTCCTACATCGACCAGTTCTTGTCAAATCAGTAGAAGCTTATGACAGCTTCACTCACGGACACACTGTTTATCACTCTGCAAACTGTAAAGAGTCAGACAAGACAGGCTGTGCTGTCAAACTTAAAGATGGCTGCTGTGGAGAAATACAGTTGATCTTACTTTTTAAAGAGAACTGTGTTTGCACATCCAACTGTTTGTGCCAGGCGACTCCGATCATTGTGGTCCACCTGTATGACATCACACCTGGTACACTGTTCAGCGAAATGCATCCTAACAATACGTCTAAGACGATCTTTGAAAGAGTTGAAAGGACAGAAAAACCGAAAGCTTTCCTCTTCGAGGATATCAATTGTAAATGTCAGTTTGTGAGTGGTTGGCTTGTGCCTGTACCAAACACATACGAGAGATATTGA
- the LOC131982778 gene encoding uncharacterized protein LOC131982778 isoform X3, with protein sequence MMDTEEETNSNDELRLDLDPTMFPWGFESTSTSDTSPDIEMSEEPMSNRNSGKDLVAVILFILRHQLTAAVGDLMALLNFLCPNLVVASKYLSDKIPTFSSVFYCHECQKYMGEPPDGSSCLHCGTMFNKKSSSENGHFFLFASLKDLLKDFLKNYGTELLPKTVNHGNDIKDVMDGKMYQNLLKQGTLAADDLTLVWNCDGVPIYDPDMSIWPLQFTINELPYTQRKENVIVAGLWFGPKKPEMNTFLKPFIDECRDLAQNPFQWNDSNGKIHSSKVFSLVCSSDAEARPLLRNCRKFNGKYGCDWCLHPGMMVEKGRGYMRSYPYDEQKQVARSNEMFRDNAMQAEGSDNPKNGVKGSSLLSILPVFDIVFGFVPDYMHSVLRGVTKQLMSLWLDPVNSLKPWYVGQQIPQMDSRLRSLKPPFEKKHRSPRSLKCREYWTASEWRAFLLFYAISVLPGILQPTYLNHYFYLSFGIHILLQESISQHDLQLAHESLVRFVEDMKVLYGEENVSFNCHQLIHLTESVLNWGPLWAKSAFSFEENNGFLRALLKGINPKHQHICQRFLLWQHIPRHFSSSVFQKQSDFGELLAKLTPEKDGSVSDRPLGKSIHLDLTGSTKQSIEELLHRPVLVKSVEAYDSFTHGHTVYHSANCKESDKTGCAVKLKDGCCGEIQLILLFKENCVCTSNCLCQATPIIVVHLYDITPGTLFSEMHPNNTSKTIFERVERTEKPKAFLFEDINCKCQFVSGWLVPVPNTYERY encoded by the exons ATGATGGACACTGAGGAGGAGACAAATTCAAATGACGAGCTGAGACTTGACCTG GACCCAACTATGTTTCCATGGGGCTTTGAGTCTACTTCAACATCTGATACCAGTCCAGACATTGAGATG AGTGAGGAGCCAATGTCCAACAGGAACTCAGGTAAAGACCTAGTTGCTGTGATACTCTTCATTTTGCGACACCAACTTACTGCCGCTGTGGGTGACCTAATGGCTCTACTGAATTTTCTGTGCCCTAATCTGGTTGTTGCATCCAAATATCTCTCTGATAAGATTCCCACCTTTTCGAGTGTGTTCTACTGCCATGAGTGTCAAAAGTACATGGGAGAACCTCCTGATGGTTCCTCTTGTTTGCACTGTGGCACAATGTTCAACAAAAAAAGCAGCTCTGAAAATGGTCacttctttttgtttgcatcgCTCAAAGACCTTCTGAAAGATTTCCTTAAGAATTATGGCACTGAGTTGTTACCTAAAACAGTCAATCATGGGAATGACATTAAAGATGTGATGGATGGGAAAATGTACCAGAACCTACTTAAACAAGGAACATTGGCTGCAGACGACCTTACACTGGTATGGAACTGTGACGGCGTACCAATTTATGACCCAGACATGTCAATTTGGCCCCTTCAGTTTACAATTAACGAACTTCCTTACACacaaagaaaggaaaatgtaataGTGGCAGGACTTTGGTTTGGACCAAAAAAACCTGAGATGAACACATTTCTGAAGCCTTTTATAGATGAATGTCGTGATTTAGCCCAAAATCCCTTTCAGTGGAACGACAGCAATGGCAAAATTCACTCCTCAAAAGTCTTCTCCTTGGTTTGCTCCTCTGATGCCGAAGCCAGGCCACTCCTCCGGAATTGCCGCAAATTCAATGGTAAATATGGTTGTGACTGGTGTTTGCATCCTGGCATGATGGTTGAAAAAGGCCGTGGATACATGAGGTCCTATCCATATGATGAACAGAAACAAGTAGCCAGGTCAAATGAAATGTTTAGGGATAATGCGATGCAGGCTGAAGGGTCTGATAATCCAAAAAATGGAGTAAAAGGCTCTTCCTTGCTTTCCATACTTCCTGTGTTTGACATAGTTTTTGGATTTGTACCCGACTACATGCACTCCGTTCTACGTGGTGTTACTAAACAACTCATGTCTCTGTGGTTGGACCCAGTCAACTCTCTGAAACCTTGGTACGTAGGCCAACAGATTCCCCAAATGGACTCACGTCTTCGAAGTCTAAAGCCACcgtttgaaaaaaaacacagatcccCTCGATCCCTAAAGTGTAGAGAATATTGGACAGCATCAGAGTGGCgagcatttcttttattttatgccATTAGTGTTTTGCCTGGTATCCTGCAGCCTACATATCTGAACCATTATTTTTACTTGTCGTTTGGAATTCACATTCTGCTGCAAGAATCGATATCCCAACATGACCTACAGCTGGCCCATGAGTCCTTGGTGCGCTTTGTAGAAGACATGAAAGTACTTTATGgtgaagaaaatgtgtctttcaaCTGCCACCAGTTAATCCACTTAACTGAAAGTGTACTGAACTGGGGGCCTCTCTGGGCAAAATCAGCATTTAGTTTTGAGGAAAACAATGGATTTTTAAGGGCACTTCTTAAGGGCATAAATCCTAAACATCAACACATTTGCCAGAGGTTTCTTTTATGGCAGCACATACCCAGACACTTCAGTTCTTCAGTGTTTCAGAAACAATCTGATTTTGGTGAGTTATTAGCCAAGCTCACACCAGAGAAAGATGGCAGTGTCTCTGACAGACCCCTTGGAAAATCAATCCATCTGGATCTCACAGGATCCACAAAACAATCGATAGAAGAGCTCCTACATCGACCAGTTCTTGTCAAATCAGTAGAAGCTTATGACAGCTTCACTCACGGACACACTGTTTATCACTCTGCAAACTGTAAAGAGTCAGACAAGACAGGCTGTGCTGTCAAACTTAAAGATGGCTGCTGTGGAGAAATACAGTTGATCTTACTTTTTAAAGAGAACTGTGTTTGCACATCCAACTGTTTGTGCCAGGCGACTCCGATCATTGTGGTCCACCTGTATGACATCACACCTGGTACACTGTTCAGCGAAATGCATCCTAACAATACGTCTAAGACGATCTTTGAAAGAGTTGAAAGGACAGAAAAACCGAAAGCTTTCCTCTTCGAGGATATCAATTGTAAATGTCAGTTTGTGAGTGGTTGGCTTGTGCCTGTACCAAACACATACGAGAGATATTGA